GCTTTAAAAAAGAGATATCTCAGCCAAAGTGGAAAGATTGCTAAACCtgaaaaaacttgtgacaagtatccattagcttctaaggttttttttttaatgtcacatagcaactcatgtaaaatatgataatgGATTTGTtggctattgtcattaaatgggctattataactttgcgGATTTTGATATTTCTTGAATGTACATTACCTATTGTActacttttatttataaaaactgttactttgtaaaaaatcatttgcactcacacagaggatcatggccaagtttgaaggaggaaatggatctcattttttgggtgagaaacctttgtattctacctcttaTTAACTAACACAgagtgtcactgattgtaagctatatattttttattttaaaaacttttttattattgtttttccttgcatgtgcaatatcgtatttcagttttattttatctctccttttgtaattgaagcacatgtcaccagtattgagaagattttctttaatttttttttgatttagcagtaatataagtttaaaatacatttgccctaatatcaatgcatacccaaaaatctttagactattaaaatgatgccattgattgtttaaaaactaTGGGACTtagcttaataattctgtctgattcaaagagaagggaatgcaaaaagagccattgcacagtaccaaagaagcacaaagctacttgcataatGCCTATagagcacaaagtcaaagagactgatcccagtgggattgatataattttgagccaagacaagaggacttgaacttgtttggggtttgggaTTGTGActattttgacatatgtcaaaggcaggtcttccttgtcccacattctaccaagtatcttaAATTTGGCTCTTACCTGGCTCCCCTAAAATCtactcccttttctgtctttcatagtgagGCAAACTGTactcctggctactgattgggtaaatgcataattgcttaaatcactttcattgggccctgattcaaggacctgttataggtttattttcctttacttagaacttttacacataagactttgatagtctatatttcctCCAgaaggtttttttctcttttatttgcttttttaaaatgtttttgatttctcttactatttgattcatatacctcataactcagccatgtattcaTAAGTgttccctgtgtttttcaacatcctcttcaggagggaatgtattattattctaaaatgcaaagtttaagttctttttgagagtaattttaggataagaaacatgttacctctctgaatccagaaagtgaactgtttggagaaggcaccatgaagatgtctgcacagaccacacactgcaccagaaaatccagagtgaactttgggatgtggtgatttgaactgtgtggggttgaatgcatttgttttgtatgtatactcttatgccaaaggggactgccccccaattggctttttgtcgatgcgcctagcaatcattggttttgttctttttcccttttatccccaatttattgtaatttaaaagttggttatgtttacaagatccattggagagaccagtcttccatcAGTTCttggcagggggtgggggggagtaatgtataattgaaaatctaaaaaagaactacatttcctgggagcccactgacttcctatcattatgtacttcctgtagacaggggataaattcagtgggcatGCCTGCTCTGGCTCCTTTGGCTTCCTGGCAAGGATGGTggtgattagccatgggcatgtggtttttattttgtatcccttttattcctttatttctaatgattactaataaatctctttaatttaataattttaattatgtgagattaatttagttttcacaatatcatattacctgttttctaggagaggagaagagagctagattgcaaaatgtcagaaaatgattatttaaaattgtgtCAACAGGTactatggaaaaaattaaataaaaatatatttcctgaaATAATTATGTCTTCttctctaaacaatcactctggtgcaaatataaataatatggaaatgggtcttgatcaatgatcaATGATCAATGATCAAACtcagtggagttgcttgttggctatgggagggggttgggaggaggagagggaaagaacatgattcatgtaatcatagaaaaatattctcaattaattaaactaaaaaaataattgtcTTATAGCTCAGTTaacttttcctttatgaatttagatgccaaagcatttggaaaataaaatttaatattgatattagtttattagctattatttcttTGGATGTATTAAGAcgttccttctttatctttttatattttgtgaatgTTTATACTGACTTTATCTGATAGCatgatttcaattattttttgaatCACTTGATAGTTAATGTTTCCCTACCCCTTCAATTTTATCTTAAGTATGTCTCCTTGTAAAAAGAATAGGACATCATATAAATGTGTTGTTAAATGACAAAGACCACTTAGAACATTATGGAGGTGGGAGGAACCAGTTTTATTGAGGGGGGGGATGAGCAGGGATAGGCCTCAAACCCTCATTACCCAGGGGTAGTAAGGGCTACAGGTGGGAAAATAGACAGGGAAGTAAAAGACCTAAGACATTTGGGTGGGATGTTGAGGAAGGGGGATGGGAACTGTGGGGCCACTCTTTCACCACAATCCATGTTGGCTGTTCTCAAGCCTCGTCATCATCTTGATACTGGCTAACCCGAGGTTTATAGCCAGCCAAGTTGCGTTTGGTAATTCCAGGGCTGTATAGAGATCCCAGTGGCCAGTGGCGGATAACATGGCGGTAGGACAAAGATGAACAGTCAAAGTAGTTCAAGTTCAGTTTGCGAGCCATATGGCGACCCAGGAATTCCAATTGCTGGAGAGGCAAAGAGGAGGACATAAGGGGAGGGGGACAGGACTTTCCTGTGGGGAACAGGGGCCCAGAAAGATCTAGAACTTGGTCTCTTAGAGCCCAATCTTCAGGGACATGAGCCCTTGGCCTTGATTCACTGAGGAATCTTGGGAAAggcccttcctttccctctctgcaCCTATcctctcatatttaaaataggtATAGTGTGGGAGTGTGGTTTTGTTTTCAAGAACTTTTAGGCTTCCTTGGGCTaggagagaaagaatgtgagCCAAGGAGTCAGGAGTTGGAAGCTTTCCCCTCTAAAGAATGTGGACCCTTGGCTCTCTCCTCCACTGACTGATATGGGCTCATAGACTAGAAAATAGTGGAGCCACGTGCTAGAGGGCCCTAGGGGAGGCCAGATCCACTGGCCCTGGTGGCTCCTGTTCTTCCACAAGGCTCACAGTCCCCCAGTCCTCATAGGAACTAGGGTCCCCACTCCAGGACCCTAGGCAGCATCCTCTATCCAAGAACTCAGCAAATATGAGGCTGGATGTAGCTTTCTGTGTATATGCACATACGTGAACGACTGCTGTGTGCTAGAGAAAGTCACTGTTTGTCATGAGCACACCAtggctgtgtgtgaccctgaagCTCTGACCATTTcaccctcttactttctctctccttgttgCCCTCTATTTCACCTTCTcgttctttctctatctttcttttctgctgcttcttcccctttctctgtccctcactttttgtttctttttctgtctctgaccTAAATTATTCTGACTTTTAACTGATCACTCTGCCTCTGTTCAACCTGGCCTGAACCAATTTTTGCAGCCTTATTGGACGTTACTTCCTGAGTTCTGTGATCTAGCcaactttttctccctcttcttcacacacttataataaaaataacaatagtaaacatttaaaaaatcatattaataataataatgccctAAAATATGTGTATCActttaagatttggaaagaacttgataaatattttcacGACAATTCTGGGAGGTGAGAGCTATTAAtatctccactttatagatgaggaaactgaggcaacactctgtctccatctccaGCCCTTTGCATTGGTCATATTGCATGCCTGGAATGATCTCTCGATTTATCTCCACTTTGTAGGAaagtccttctcttcctttgaggCGACATTTCCTGAATGAGGTcgttcctgactccaaattgcTTGTACCCCCTCACCACCAAGTTAACTTCTCCTTAAGTGTCGTATATGTGTGAAGTTGTTCACTTTATATCGATGTCGAGTGTATTTTCATGGACTCTCATCTCTCCCAGTGGAGGATAAGCTCGATTTGAGTAGGGAGCCATTCAGGCCTTGATTTTGTGTCTCTAGGAACTAGCACGGTTCCTGCCATataataataggcacttaatgaatgcacACTTGTGCATCTGGTTTGGCCTGATTTGACCACAAAGGATCCTCATTGTAAAAATCTCTTCTATGCACTGTGGGTTATTGGATGCAATGCAAATGGCTAGTGATGTGAGGGGCCAGAGAGTCATGGGGGCAACCAGGGTGTAAGCAGgttaggaggagggagaggacatCATCACAGAGAGAAGTGAAGATGGTCAgcagggcaggggaggggagaagtCGGGAGAAAGCCCAGGGATCAGGAGAGGGTGGTCAAGTCCTTACCTCATAATGTTCTGACAGCTTAACCAGCACCAGTGGCTCCAGTTTGTAGCCACAGAAGACCAGTTGGAAGAAGTACCTGCCATAGGCTACAGAGGGAGAAGGCATCTCAGTGCTACCCTAGCTGGCAGCCAGGGACTCCCCCTCCTCCCATTTCCCCCACCTTAGAAGTAAAAGGGGAGAGGCAGCTCTGCAGcatagtggctagagagccaggcctggagttggaaggtcttgggttccagtgtggcttcagacacttcctgaccctgggcaaatcactgaaccccaattgtctagccctctccactcttctgcctttgaatcgaAATAGTAAtcattataagacagaaggtaaagtgtgtttgttttttaaagaagatgaaGTAACAGGGGACCTGAGACCTGTTCCCTACTCTTAGTTCTTAGTCCATCCCAAGCCCTATCTCCACGCTCTCAATTTCAATCCTTGATTCCCTGTTTTTGTATCTGCTCTTACTTCACAATCCTGTTCTAAGTTTTTTGACTCTGTCTTCATTTTCCACATCCctgtttccttcttcatctccctGGCCTTGGCCCAAGAACCTTCTGATCTCTCACCCCTTGCCCAGTTCCTTGGACATGTTCTCAGTTCCCTTTCCTTATCACAGTGCCACAGACCCTATTATCAATACCTTAGTTCCACTGATCCCTTCCCCACAATCCCATCTGTTTTTAACTCCCTGGTTTCATTCCTAACTTCAACACATGACGTCCCACTTTCTGGACCTGACCTGAGCTCCTTTTTCTTTTACCAGCTTCTTAACTCTGCCCTTAGCTCCCTTTTCCAGCCCAGTTTCCTGAACTCATTTTTTAGCTATTGGGTTCtagctccctctttctctctatatatatagttCCATGACTTGAAGCCCTTGCCTTTATTCCTCTGACTCTCTAGGTTCTTGTCTGTTTCCAATTTCCCATCCTaatttccagtatctttgtcccAGTGCCTGGCTCATTAGCCCTGTCCCATCCTAGACCCCAACTTACTGTTCCTCTGGTCTCTGTCCCCAGGTAGCCTGACTCCATTCCCACCTCCCAGTCAGACTCTTTGCTCCCCAGCCATGTTGAATACCATCAGATTTCACAGCAAGGCGAATGTAGACACGGTGCATGGGTCCTTGACACACAGTGCGTCCTTGGATGGAGAAGTGGTACATCCCACGAGTATGGTTCAAGATCAGGCGGCGCTTTGGTATTGATGACAATATGAGCCACAGACCAATACCTATTCCGTAGGCGGGGAAACCCCATGTCTGCTGACTGCCCACCTGTAGTCCCAAGGTTAATTATAGAGACATCATCAAAAATCCAGAAAAGGGATGGAAGAGGGTAGAAGGTGGATGGACATGAGGAAGTAGGATATAAAAGGGCATATAGGGAAGATAGAAGGGAGATAATTCAAGGCTTCAGCATAGCTTTGGCTTTAGCAGTTCAGATTGCTTCCCATCCACGTTTTCTTAGTCTGTGCCATACTTATCAATTTCTTCTCATTGGTTTGCCCACAAAGAATCTGGAAATGTGCTGGAGGTTTCTTTTTAGGTCTTTTACTATTTCATAGGAACCAACATTCTATTCATCTATTATCTTCTCTTCTGGCTAGGTGACTAACCGGACCTCCATTTCCAACCCTGCATTATCTAAACTGATATCTTCATGCCACTTCTTGTAAGAAAATCATATGGTATGGTCTAATTATGTCTATTGGATATCTCTTCTttgacttttgggacacccaaAATTTTGATTCCTCTATGATTGTGATTTTGATGTGGGCTGAAATGTCCCACCAAATCCTTCCAGGTAGatgtaaacaatcaaaagaacatggaaacaataactactTTATTAGTATGGAGCCACATTTCAGATAAGATGTAT
This sequence is a window from Monodelphis domestica isolate mMonDom1 chromosome 3, mMonDom1.pri, whole genome shotgun sequence. Protein-coding genes within it:
- the LOC103101878 gene encoding cation channel sperm-associated auxiliary subunit TMEM249-like — encoded protein: MSFIQINPQGNCFSSCFIYPTPVIMEFFSRGPKPIHIPGTGTGGTGFELWEIGYFSTERSLAKKLKQNPFYPFFQQQPNVYVLDYYQDTLWKGTLLFLVCVLLLSLGIFTKVGSQQTWGFPAYGIGIGLWLILSSIPKRRLILNHTRGMYHFSIQGRTVCQGPMHRVYIRLAVKSDAYGRYFFQLVFCGYKLEPLVLVKLSEHYEQLEFLGRHMARKLNLNYFDCSSLSYRHVIRHWPLGSLYSPGITKRNLAGYKPRVSQYQDDDEA